In Corallococcus macrosporus, the following are encoded in one genomic region:
- a CDS encoding RNA methyltransferase yields the protein MVLPVRFVLMRPRNAENLGAAARALKNCGLSDWAWVTPEVEDLGPAHRLAVHAEDVLGGVKRPDTLDAAVSDCVWVVGTSSRKVEGKRRLSPRAVGEELVARAKQGPVALVFGDERSGLTNAEVERCHDLSAVPTAPEQPSINLAQAVLLYAYEVRMAHLADTAPPPGPLPLAATDAELARVESTLEALLTTGGFLVDEQPGRTAVRDLVAPLRRSRLTRNEARLWLAALHTVRKHFPQ from the coding sequence ATGGTGCTGCCCGTCCGATTCGTCCTCATGCGCCCGCGCAACGCGGAGAACCTGGGCGCCGCCGCCCGCGCCCTGAAGAACTGCGGCCTGTCCGACTGGGCCTGGGTGACGCCGGAGGTCGAGGACCTGGGCCCGGCCCACCGGCTGGCCGTGCACGCGGAGGACGTGCTGGGTGGGGTGAAGCGGCCGGACACGCTGGACGCGGCCGTGTCCGACTGCGTCTGGGTGGTGGGCACCAGCTCCCGGAAGGTGGAGGGCAAGCGCCGGCTGTCGCCCCGGGCCGTGGGCGAGGAGCTGGTGGCGCGGGCGAAGCAGGGGCCGGTGGCGCTCGTCTTCGGCGACGAGCGCAGCGGGCTCACCAACGCGGAGGTGGAGCGCTGCCATGACCTGTCCGCGGTGCCCACCGCGCCGGAGCAGCCCTCCATCAACCTGGCGCAGGCGGTGCTGCTCTACGCCTACGAGGTCCGCATGGCCCACCTCGCGGACACCGCGCCGCCCCCAGGCCCCCTGCCCCTGGCCGCCACGGACGCGGAGCTGGCCCGCGTGGAGTCCACGCTGGAGGCGCTGCTGACCACGGGGGGCTTCCTCGTGGATGAGCAGCCCGGGCGCACGGCGGTGCGCGACCTGGTGGCGCCCCTGCGCCGCTCCCGCCTCACGCGCAACGAGGCCCGCCTCTGGCTGGCGGCGCTGCACACCGTGCGCAAGCACTTCCCCCAGTAG
- a CDS encoding Ig-like domain-containing protein, translating to MSPQSAVPPKAARAPRARWLLPALLVGALVAGCKQEPAKTPPATPASAMAPDAGATSSSTPAPVQASKLTPVIHELASENALPTGVVIEFALPVRPRYEQIDGSVVTLSPEVPGSLRWTGPSSLLFTPTSGFAAGTTYTVSVDAVNTDAGVIKPPNAREWRYNFTTYAFKFAQLYPTRIDLPKGRVEANVDFSGPVDLAAVRSRASFRVGDTAISDVKWSTRADVRNSLSVVLTHPKLKPGATVQFSLREGLTAAGGASTVQAPAATSSFPLNGGKRMDITFVNLQEGTNGFFFEVSCRDVESDAPASPTDEQWDSYYYDDDNKGCSLNEAVAAEAIRFKPKVKFTVAPSRRGFRIFGDFKRGPHTLSIAEGTLSVGGGTLMGAWSRGFSVPARQPQVRFNANGRYLPRSAWRNLPLQHLNVEEVTLTVRNVPPENLVFWMGSDYSETADERTSNVLVRKAVPLKSTPDSLLTTYIDVASLVPASTRGLVEITAERGDYKAAARILLTDLSLVAKRGGPAVGSQDSGEVWVWALGLESTEPLSGVEVSLVKKSGQTVARCTTQGEAGCNLKVPPPGVDESAPFALVARKGDELTYLKYEELKTEIANSDVQGEPYRAEQPYRASIWSDRGVYRPGDTAHVAAVLRGQDNLAPPAGMPVEVRVIDPREREIRKVTLKTNAAGLVSFDQAFAAFQDTGHYWVRLKVADRDLASYAVNVEEFVPERMKVTASTTAPGYVQGKEIPVGVEAAYLFGGSAEGSPVEMTCRLESVAFKPKQNAQ from the coding sequence ATGTCCCCGCAGTCCGCAGTCCCGCCGAAGGCAGCGCGCGCCCCCCGTGCCCGCTGGCTGCTGCCGGCGTTGCTCGTGGGCGCGCTCGTCGCCGGCTGCAAGCAGGAGCCCGCGAAGACGCCGCCCGCCACCCCCGCGTCCGCCATGGCGCCTGATGCCGGCGCAACGTCCTCGTCCACGCCCGCGCCGGTGCAGGCCTCGAAGCTCACGCCCGTCATCCACGAGCTGGCCAGCGAGAACGCCCTGCCCACGGGTGTCGTCATCGAGTTCGCGCTGCCGGTGCGCCCGCGCTACGAGCAGATCGACGGCAGCGTCGTCACGCTGTCGCCGGAGGTCCCGGGCAGCCTGCGGTGGACGGGCCCCTCGTCGCTGCTCTTCACCCCCACCTCGGGCTTCGCGGCCGGCACGACGTACACCGTGTCCGTGGACGCGGTGAACACCGACGCGGGCGTCATCAAGCCGCCGAACGCGCGGGAGTGGCGCTACAACTTCACGACCTACGCCTTCAAGTTCGCCCAGCTCTACCCCACGCGCATCGACCTGCCGAAGGGCCGCGTGGAGGCGAACGTGGACTTCTCCGGCCCGGTGGACCTGGCCGCTGTGCGCTCCCGCGCCAGCTTCCGCGTGGGCGACACCGCCATCAGCGACGTGAAGTGGAGCACGCGCGCGGACGTGCGCAACTCCCTCTCCGTGGTGCTCACCCACCCGAAGCTCAAGCCCGGCGCGACGGTGCAGTTCTCCCTGCGTGAGGGCCTGACGGCCGCGGGGGGCGCCTCCACCGTGCAGGCGCCCGCGGCCACGTCCAGCTTCCCGCTGAATGGCGGCAAGCGCATGGACATCACCTTCGTGAACCTCCAGGAGGGGACCAACGGCTTCTTCTTCGAGGTGAGCTGCCGCGACGTGGAGTCGGACGCTCCGGCCAGCCCCACCGACGAGCAGTGGGACTCGTACTACTACGACGACGACAACAAGGGCTGCTCGCTCAACGAAGCGGTGGCGGCGGAGGCCATCCGCTTCAAGCCGAAGGTGAAGTTCACCGTGGCCCCTTCGCGGCGAGGCTTCCGCATCTTCGGTGACTTCAAGCGCGGCCCGCACACGCTCTCCATCGCGGAGGGCACGCTGTCCGTGGGCGGCGGCACGCTCATGGGCGCCTGGTCGCGCGGCTTCTCCGTGCCCGCGCGCCAGCCCCAGGTGCGCTTCAACGCCAACGGCCGCTACCTGCCGCGCAGCGCGTGGCGCAACCTGCCCCTGCAGCACCTCAACGTGGAGGAGGTGACGCTCACGGTGCGCAACGTGCCGCCGGAGAACCTCGTCTTCTGGATGGGCAGTGACTACTCGGAGACCGCGGACGAGCGCACGAGCAACGTGCTGGTGCGCAAGGCGGTGCCGCTCAAGTCGACGCCGGACTCGCTGCTCACCACGTACATCGACGTGGCGTCGCTGGTGCCCGCCAGCACGCGCGGCCTGGTGGAAATCACGGCCGAGCGCGGCGACTACAAGGCCGCCGCCCGCATCCTGCTCACGGATTTGAGCCTCGTGGCCAAGCGCGGCGGTCCCGCCGTGGGCTCCCAGGACTCCGGCGAGGTGTGGGTCTGGGCCCTGGGCCTGGAGAGCACGGAGCCCCTGTCCGGCGTGGAGGTGTCGCTGGTGAAGAAGAGCGGCCAGACCGTGGCCCGCTGCACCACGCAGGGCGAGGCGGGCTGCAACCTCAAGGTGCCCCCGCCCGGCGTGGACGAAAGCGCGCCGTTCGCGCTGGTGGCGCGCAAGGGCGACGAGCTGACGTACCTCAAGTACGAGGAGCTGAAGACGGAGATCGCCAACTCGGACGTGCAGGGCGAGCCGTACCGCGCCGAGCAGCCGTACCGCGCCTCCATCTGGTCCGACCGCGGCGTGTACCGCCCCGGTGACACCGCGCACGTGGCCGCGGTGCTGCGCGGCCAGGACAACCTGGCGCCGCCCGCGGGCATGCCGGTGGAGGTGCGCGTCATCGACCCGCGCGAGCGGGAAATCCGCAAGGTGACGCTGAAGACGAACGCGGCGGGGCTCGTGTCGTTCGACCAGGCCTTCGCGGCGTTCCAGGACACGGGCCACTACTGGGTGCGCCTCAAGGTGGCGGACCGCGACCTGGCCTCCTACGCGGTGAACGTGGAGGAGTTCGTCCCGGAGCGCATGAAGGTGACGGCCAGCACCACCGCGCCGGGCTACGTGCAGGGCAAGGAGATCCCCGTGGGCGTGGAGGCCGCGTACCTCTTCGGCGGCTCCGCGGAAGGCAGCCCGGTGGAGATGACGTGCCGCCTGGAGTCCGTGGCCTTCAAGCCCAAGCAGAACGCCCAGT